A single window of Denticeps clupeoides unplaced genomic scaffold, fDenClu1.1, whole genome shotgun sequence DNA harbors:
- the LOC114774257 gene encoding BOLA class I histocompatibility antigen, alpha chain BL3-6-like, with the protein MLLMFYEMVVASAIFYAVVTDAKRLNKLIRRAGSVVDRELDKWMYGCELDGETGATDGYSQFGYDGADFLYLELRSTSYVAPVQQALITKQEWDGAEAERRKNYLTQECIYWLKKYVYYGKSSPDRKVPPQVSLLQTDSSSPVVCHATGFYPDKVKISWQKDGQDLYEDVDVDETLPNHDGTFQKHAELNITPDERKKNQFTCVVE; encoded by the exons ATGTTGCTCATGTTCTATGAGATGGTGGTGGCCAGTGCAATCTTCTATGCTGTGGTGACTGACGCTAAGAGACTGAACAAACTGATCAGGAGGGCAGGCTCGGTGGTGGACAGGGAACTAGACAAA TGGATGTACGGCTGTGAGTTGGATGGTGAGACTGGAGCTACAGATGGATACAGTCAGTTTGGttacgatggagcagattttctcTACCTGGAATTGAGGAGCACATCTTATGTAGCTCCAGTTCAACAGGCTTTAATCACAAAACAGGAATGGGATGGAGCTGAAGCTGAGCGGAGGAAGAACTACCTGACCCAGGAATGTATTTACTGGCTGAAGAAGTATGTTTACTATGGGAAGAGCAGTCCGGAcagaaaag tccctcctcaggtgtctctgctgcagacagactcctcctctccagtggtctgtcacgctacaggtttctaccctgataaggtgaagatcagctggcagaaagatggacaggacctgtatgaagatgtagatgttgatgagacgttgcccaaccatgatggaaccttccagaaacatGCAGAACTCAATATAACCCCTgatgagaggaagaagaaccagttcacctgtgtggtggag